Proteins found in one Quercus robur chromosome 2, dhQueRobu3.1, whole genome shotgun sequence genomic segment:
- the LOC126715632 gene encoding probable cyclic nucleotide-gated ion channel 5 isoform X2, giving the protein MMDCGYKSQYMGGQREKFVSRTAHARDGTSRSFKRGMKKGSEGLKSIGRSLRFGVSRAVFPEDLKASEKKIFDPQDKFLLLWNRLSVVSCILAVSVDPLFYYLPVINQTSFCIGLDRRLAITVTTLRTIVDAFYLIHMALQFRIAYIAPSSRVFGRGELVIDAAKIARRYLRGYFIVDFLSVLPLPQIVVWRFLQSSNGPDALATKQALFFIVLLQYFPRFIRILPLTSELKRTAGVFAETAWAGAAYYLLLYMLASHIVGAFWYLLAVDRNDTCWRQACSDDVKCKSFLSCSNPRPASNTWGTSLNSNCSTNDTAPFDFGIYKNALSSGVVSSRKFVSKYCYCLWWGLQNLSTLGQGLQTSTYPGEVIFSIALAISGLILFALLIGNMQTYLQSLTIRLEEMRVKRRDSEQWMHHRLLPQDLRERVRRYDQYKWLETRGVDEQNLVETLPKDLRRDIKRHLCLALVRRVPLFDNMDERLLDAICERLKPCLFTESTYIVREGDPVDQMLFIIRGRLESVTTDGGRSGFFNRSFLKEGDFCGEELLTWALDPKSGANLPSSTRTVKAITEVEAFALIAEELKFVASQFRRLHSRQVQHTFRFYSQQWRTWAACFIQAAWRRYHKRKNAELRRKEEEEAEASEGSHSSVGGGSFSIGATFLASRFAANALRGVHRNRNARTARELVKLQKPSEPDFTADDAD; this is encoded by the exons ATGATGGACTGCGGTTACAAGTCACAATACATGGGTGGCCAACGAGAGAAGTTTGTAAG CCGCACAGCTCATGCAAGAGATGGAACATCTAGATCTTTTAAGAGAGGAATGAAAAAAGGATCCGAAGGACTTAAATCAATTGGTCGATCACTTAGATTTGGGGTTTCTCGGGCAGTGTTTCCAGAAGATCTTAAAGCTTCAGAGAAGAAGATATTTGATCCTCAAGACAAATTCCTCCTCTTGTGGAATAGACTTTCTGTTGTATCATGTATTTTGGCAGTGTCTGTGGACCCTCTCTTTTATTATCTTCCAGTCATTAATCAAACATCATTTTGCATTGGTTTGGATCGAAGGTTAGCAATCACAGTGACTACATTGCGGACGATTGTTGATGCTTTTTATCTCATTCACATGGCTCTCCAATTCCGAATTGCTTATATTGCCCCATCATCTCGGGTTTTTGGACGAGGTGAACTTGTGATAGACGCTGCAAAAATAGCCAGGCGATATTTGCGGGGGTATTTCATCGTTGATTTCCTTTCTGTGCTACCCCTACCACAG ATTGTGGTTTGGAGATTTCTTCAGAGTTCAAATGGTCCAGATGCACTGGCTACAAAACAGGCCTTGTTTTTCATTGTCTTGCTTCAATACTTCCCCAGATTTATTCGAATCTTACCTTTAACTTCGGAACTGAAAAGGACAGCAGgtgtttttgctgaaactgCTTGGGCAGGTGCTGCATATTACTTGCTATTATACATGCTCGCTAGTCAT ATAGTTGGGGCATTCTGGTACCTGTTAGCTGTAGATCGCAATGACACATGCTGGCGGCAGGCTTGTTCTGATGATGTCAAATGCAAAAGTTTCTTGTCTTGCAGCAACCCACGCCCAGCATCAAATACCTGGGGGACTTCTCTTAATTCAAATTGTTCAACAAATGATACTGCACCATTTGATTTTGGAATCTATAAAAATGCTTTGTCATCTGGAGTTGTTTCATCCAGGAAGTTTGTCTCCAAATACTGTTACTGTTTATGGTGGGGGCTACAGAATTTAAG TACACTTGGCCAGGGACTTCAAACCAGCACCTATCCTGGAgaggttatattttccatagcACTTGCAATATCTGGTCTCATCCTCTTTGCACTTCTGATTGGTAACATGCAG ACCTATCTTCAGTCACTAACAATTCGGCTTGAGGAGATGAGAGTTAAAAGGCGTGATTCAGAACAGTGGATGCATCATCGCTTACTCCCACAGGACCTAAGAGAGCGGGTTAGACGTTATGATCAGTACAAGTGGTTGGAAACACGTGGAGTAGACGAACAGAATTTAGTTGAGACTCTACCAAAGGATCTTAGGAGAGATATCAAGCGGCACCTCTGTCTCGCTTTAGTGAGGAGG GTTCCTCTATTCGACAATATGGACGAGAGATTGCTTGATGCCATTTGTGAGCGACTGAAACCATGTTTATTCACAGAGAGTACTTACATAGTCCGGGAAGGAGATCCAGTTGATCAGATGCTTTTTATCATACGTGGTCGCCTCGAGAGTGTAACCACAGATGGTGGGAGGAGTGGGTTTTTCAACCGCAGTTTTCTTAAAGAAGGTGATTTCTGTGGGGAGGAGCTTCTGACCTGGGCACTGGATCCCAAATCGGGAGCTAACCTCCCATCTTCTACTCGGACAGTGAAGGCTATAACTGAAGTTGAGGCTTTTGCCCTAATAGCTGAAGAGTTGAAATTTGTGGCAAGTCAATTTAGACGCCTTCACAGTAGACAGGTTCAACATACCTTCCGTTTCTACTCACAGCAGTGGAGAACTTGGGCTGCATGCTTTATCCAAGCAGCATGGCGCAGATATCACAAGAGGAAGAATGCAGAGCTTCGgcgcaaagaagaagaagaagctgaagCATCAGAAGGAAGCCACAGCAGTGTTGGTGGAGGTTCATTTAGTATTGGTGCCACTTTCTTAGCTTCCAGGTTTGCAGCAAATGCTCTTCGTGGTGTTCACCGAAATCGGAATGCAAGGACAGCTAGGGAATTGGTAAAACTGCAGAAGCCTTCTGAGCCTGATTTTACTGCTGATGATGCAGACTGA
- the LOC126715632 gene encoding probable cyclic nucleotide-gated ion channel 5 isoform X1, translated as MMDCGYKSQYMGGQREKFVRLDDLDSRISSSSDTGLNKCGFNVEGFSRTAHARDGTSRSFKRGMKKGSEGLKSIGRSLRFGVSRAVFPEDLKASEKKIFDPQDKFLLLWNRLSVVSCILAVSVDPLFYYLPVINQTSFCIGLDRRLAITVTTLRTIVDAFYLIHMALQFRIAYIAPSSRVFGRGELVIDAAKIARRYLRGYFIVDFLSVLPLPQIVVWRFLQSSNGPDALATKQALFFIVLLQYFPRFIRILPLTSELKRTAGVFAETAWAGAAYYLLLYMLASHIVGAFWYLLAVDRNDTCWRQACSDDVKCKSFLSCSNPRPASNTWGTSLNSNCSTNDTAPFDFGIYKNALSSGVVSSRKFVSKYCYCLWWGLQNLSTLGQGLQTSTYPGEVIFSIALAISGLILFALLIGNMQTYLQSLTIRLEEMRVKRRDSEQWMHHRLLPQDLRERVRRYDQYKWLETRGVDEQNLVETLPKDLRRDIKRHLCLALVRRVPLFDNMDERLLDAICERLKPCLFTESTYIVREGDPVDQMLFIIRGRLESVTTDGGRSGFFNRSFLKEGDFCGEELLTWALDPKSGANLPSSTRTVKAITEVEAFALIAEELKFVASQFRRLHSRQVQHTFRFYSQQWRTWAACFIQAAWRRYHKRKNAELRRKEEEEAEASEGSHSSVGGGSFSIGATFLASRFAANALRGVHRNRNARTARELVKLQKPSEPDFTADDAD; from the exons ATGATGGACTGCGGTTACAAGTCACAATACATGGGTGGCCAACGAGAGAAGTTTGTAAG gtTGGATGACTTGGATTCTagaatatcatcatcttctgATACTGGCTTGAATAAATGTGGATTTAATGTTGAGGGATTTAGCCGCACAGCTCATGCAAGAGATGGAACATCTAGATCTTTTAAGAGAGGAATGAAAAAAGGATCCGAAGGACTTAAATCAATTGGTCGATCACTTAGATTTGGGGTTTCTCGGGCAGTGTTTCCAGAAGATCTTAAAGCTTCAGAGAAGAAGATATTTGATCCTCAAGACAAATTCCTCCTCTTGTGGAATAGACTTTCTGTTGTATCATGTATTTTGGCAGTGTCTGTGGACCCTCTCTTTTATTATCTTCCAGTCATTAATCAAACATCATTTTGCATTGGTTTGGATCGAAGGTTAGCAATCACAGTGACTACATTGCGGACGATTGTTGATGCTTTTTATCTCATTCACATGGCTCTCCAATTCCGAATTGCTTATATTGCCCCATCATCTCGGGTTTTTGGACGAGGTGAACTTGTGATAGACGCTGCAAAAATAGCCAGGCGATATTTGCGGGGGTATTTCATCGTTGATTTCCTTTCTGTGCTACCCCTACCACAG ATTGTGGTTTGGAGATTTCTTCAGAGTTCAAATGGTCCAGATGCACTGGCTACAAAACAGGCCTTGTTTTTCATTGTCTTGCTTCAATACTTCCCCAGATTTATTCGAATCTTACCTTTAACTTCGGAACTGAAAAGGACAGCAGgtgtttttgctgaaactgCTTGGGCAGGTGCTGCATATTACTTGCTATTATACATGCTCGCTAGTCAT ATAGTTGGGGCATTCTGGTACCTGTTAGCTGTAGATCGCAATGACACATGCTGGCGGCAGGCTTGTTCTGATGATGTCAAATGCAAAAGTTTCTTGTCTTGCAGCAACCCACGCCCAGCATCAAATACCTGGGGGACTTCTCTTAATTCAAATTGTTCAACAAATGATACTGCACCATTTGATTTTGGAATCTATAAAAATGCTTTGTCATCTGGAGTTGTTTCATCCAGGAAGTTTGTCTCCAAATACTGTTACTGTTTATGGTGGGGGCTACAGAATTTAAG TACACTTGGCCAGGGACTTCAAACCAGCACCTATCCTGGAgaggttatattttccatagcACTTGCAATATCTGGTCTCATCCTCTTTGCACTTCTGATTGGTAACATGCAG ACCTATCTTCAGTCACTAACAATTCGGCTTGAGGAGATGAGAGTTAAAAGGCGTGATTCAGAACAGTGGATGCATCATCGCTTACTCCCACAGGACCTAAGAGAGCGGGTTAGACGTTATGATCAGTACAAGTGGTTGGAAACACGTGGAGTAGACGAACAGAATTTAGTTGAGACTCTACCAAAGGATCTTAGGAGAGATATCAAGCGGCACCTCTGTCTCGCTTTAGTGAGGAGG GTTCCTCTATTCGACAATATGGACGAGAGATTGCTTGATGCCATTTGTGAGCGACTGAAACCATGTTTATTCACAGAGAGTACTTACATAGTCCGGGAAGGAGATCCAGTTGATCAGATGCTTTTTATCATACGTGGTCGCCTCGAGAGTGTAACCACAGATGGTGGGAGGAGTGGGTTTTTCAACCGCAGTTTTCTTAAAGAAGGTGATTTCTGTGGGGAGGAGCTTCTGACCTGGGCACTGGATCCCAAATCGGGAGCTAACCTCCCATCTTCTACTCGGACAGTGAAGGCTATAACTGAAGTTGAGGCTTTTGCCCTAATAGCTGAAGAGTTGAAATTTGTGGCAAGTCAATTTAGACGCCTTCACAGTAGACAGGTTCAACATACCTTCCGTTTCTACTCACAGCAGTGGAGAACTTGGGCTGCATGCTTTATCCAAGCAGCATGGCGCAGATATCACAAGAGGAAGAATGCAGAGCTTCGgcgcaaagaagaagaagaagctgaagCATCAGAAGGAAGCCACAGCAGTGTTGGTGGAGGTTCATTTAGTATTGGTGCCACTTTCTTAGCTTCCAGGTTTGCAGCAAATGCTCTTCGTGGTGTTCACCGAAATCGGAATGCAAGGACAGCTAGGGAATTGGTAAAACTGCAGAAGCCTTCTGAGCCTGATTTTACTGCTGATGATGCAGACTGA
- the LOC126715634 gene encoding uncharacterized protein LOC126715634: MAAIYSLYIINKSGGLIFYKDYGSAGRMDTNDSLRVASLWHSMHAISQQLSPVAGCSGIELLEADTFDLHCFQSLTGTKFFVVCEPGTQQMEALLKVIYELYTDYVLKNPFYEIEMPIRCELFDFNLSQTVQKDCVALLGR, encoded by the exons ATGGCAGCAATTTACAGCCTCTACATCATCAACAAATCAGGTGGCTTGATTTTCTACAAG GATTATGGGTCTGCTGGAAGGATGGACACAAATGATAGCTTGCGGGTTGCGAGTTTATGGCACTCGATGCACGCAATCTCTCAGCAGTTATCGCCAGTTGCAGGTTGTTCGGGCATTGAGCTTCTCGAAGCTGATACATTTGATCTCCATTGCTTCCAATCACTCACTG GGACAAAGTTCTTTGTGGTCTGTGAGCCTGGGACACAGCAGATGGAAGCTCTCTTGAAAGTCATCTATGAATTGTACACAGATTATGTGTTGAAGAATCCCTTCTATGAGATAGAGATGCCTATACGGTGTGAGCTTTTTGATTTCAACCTTTCGCAGACAGTACAGAAGGATTGTGTCGCCTTGCTGGGCCGATGA
- the LOC126715633 gene encoding 1-acyl-sn-glycerol-3-phosphate acyltransferase BAT2, chloroplastic-like, with protein sequence MEVVSHSSTTILHRFGYKDSRLSTASSFLPQSCTYRGLNPHCFPHKRAVLRNSTISAQSRYSCVPRKDGGVPWNYSKPKEELNRTYSNNKVCNKNRLSRYIVVRSELAETGYPDASYPLSEHKLSSKVRGICFYVVTAFTAIFLFLLMLVVHPFVLLFDRYRRKAQHFIAKIWATLTVTPFIKIKYEGLENLPPSDIPAVYVSNHQSFLDIYTLLTLGRSFKFISKTSIFLYPIIGWAMFLLGVIPLKRMDSKSQLDCLKRCMDLTKKGASVFFFPEGTRSKDGKLGAFKKGAFSVAAKTKVPVVPITLKGTGKIMPAGMEGILNLGSVEVVIHKPIEGSDPEELCNKARKTIADELNHQ encoded by the exons atGGAAGTCGTTTCCCACTCTTCCACTACAATACTACACCGTTTTG GTTACAAGGATTCGAGGCTTTCCACTGCTTCATCTTTTTTGCCG CAATCGTGCACTTACAGAGGACTTAATCCCCATTGCTTTCCACATAAACGGGCAGTTTTGAGAAATTCAACCATCT ctGCTCAAAGTAGGTATTCATGTGTTCCAAGGAAGGATGGCGGCGTACCGTGGAACTATTCTAAGCCAAAAGAAGAGTTGAATAGAACTTATTCTAATAATAAAGTCTGCAATAAAAATAGATTGTCCAGATACATAGTTGTAAGATCTGAACTTGCTGAAACAGGGTACCCTGATGCCAGCTACCCATTATCAG AACATAAGTTGAGCTCAAAAGTTAGAGGAATATGTTTTTATGTTGTCACTGCTTTCACTGCCATCTTTCTGTTTCTGCTGATGCTGGTGGTACATCCATTTGTACTCTTGTTTGATCGATACCGAAGAAAAGCTCAGCATTTCATTGCCAAAATTTGGGCAACTTTAACTGTCACtccatttataaaaattaagtatGAGGGATTGGAGAATCTGCCTCCTTCTGATATTCCTGCTGTATATGTTTCCAACCACCAGAGCTTTTTAGACATCTATACTCTTCTCACTCTTGGAAGGAGCTTTAAGTTCATCAGCAAGACTTCAATATTCCTTTATCCCATTATTGGGTGGGCCATGTTTTTGTTGGGTGTCATCCCTTTGAAGCGCATGGACAGCAAAAGCCAGTTG GACTGCCTTAAGCGATGCATGGATCTTACAAAGAAGGGGGCCTCTGTATTTTTCTTCCCTGAGGGAACACGGAGTAAAGATGGAAAATTGGGTGCTTTCAAG AAAGGTGCATTCAGTGTTGCAGCAAAAACCAAAGTGCCAGTAGTACCTATTACCCTTAAGGGAACTGGCAAAATCATGCCTGCAGGAATGGAGGGCATCTTAAATTTAGGTTCTGTGGAAGTTGTTATTCATAAGCCTATAGAAGGAAGTGATCCAGAAGAACTATGCAATAAGGCTAGAAAAACAATTGCAGATGAGCTCAATCACCAATGA